The Kluyvera intermedia genome window below encodes:
- a CDS encoding sigma-70 family RNA polymerase sigma factor, which produces MDNGLAPREAWPALMTSAQAGDRDAYTQLLRAIVPVIRVMVRKQIADSVLVDDVIQDVLLAVHRVRHTYDPACPFLPWLMAITQARTVDALRKRGRHWLREADEGEAVEPIAEHILEEDEREEALAQILDQLPSRQRQIVEHIHLQEMSLAEAAVRHNLSVSAVKSLLHRALTNLRRMGANHDRS; this is translated from the coding sequence ATGGATAACGGTTTAGCGCCGCGTGAAGCATGGCCTGCGCTGATGACAAGCGCGCAGGCGGGGGATCGCGATGCCTATACCCAACTGCTGCGGGCCATTGTGCCGGTGATTCGGGTGATGGTCCGCAAGCAGATTGCCGACAGCGTGCTGGTTGACGATGTTATCCAGGACGTTCTGCTGGCAGTCCATCGGGTGCGCCACACCTACGATCCCGCCTGTCCGTTTTTACCGTGGTTGATGGCCATCACCCAGGCCCGCACCGTTGATGCGCTGCGTAAGCGTGGCCGCCACTGGCTGCGTGAAGCCGATGAGGGGGAGGCCGTTGAGCCTATCGCTGAACACATCCTGGAAGAGGATGAACGAGAAGAAGCGCTGGCGCAGATCCTCGACCAGCTCCCCTCACGCCAACGGCAGATTGTGGAGCATATCCACCTGCAGGAGATGAGCCTCGCCGAAGCCGCTGTCCGCCATAATTTAAGCGTTTCGGCGGTGAAATCGCTATTACACAGAGCACTTACCAACCTTCGCCGGATGGGAGCGAACCATGACCGATCATGA
- a CDS encoding NrsF family protein — protein MTDHDLFIAKLSRDAGPIRRPWASNRRVVAWLLMALPCGWLNSLVFHRVATDWTQSGALLAALQLTVAFVMGILAIRNAFLLSIAGRKPLGWQWFVPLIALWLGGVIFSLGTTHAPESHPDEVNCYAFMMAVSTPMMVIMMGYLRRTRALYPLRTLATSGVGIACMALTMLSFCHPVEVHPLDFLLHMAAGVTIVLVMMAVGWRWVRIV, from the coding sequence ATGACCGATCATGATCTTTTTATTGCGAAGCTAAGTCGCGACGCCGGGCCAATACGCCGCCCATGGGCGAGCAACCGACGGGTCGTCGCCTGGCTGCTGATGGCGCTGCCGTGCGGTTGGCTCAATAGCCTGGTGTTCCATCGGGTAGCGACGGACTGGACGCAATCCGGCGCGCTGTTGGCGGCGCTGCAACTGACCGTGGCTTTTGTGATGGGCATACTGGCAATACGTAACGCCTTTCTGCTGAGCATTGCCGGGCGAAAACCACTGGGCTGGCAGTGGTTTGTGCCACTTATAGCGCTCTGGCTGGGCGGCGTTATCTTCAGCCTCGGGACGACACACGCGCCGGAAAGTCATCCCGACGAAGTGAACTGCTACGCGTTTATGATGGCGGTGAGCACACCGATGATGGTCATTATGATGGGCTACCTGCGTCGCACCCGGGCCCTGTATCCGCTGCGCACGCTGGCGACGTCAGGGGTGGGAATCGCCTGTATGGCGCTGACGATGCTGTCGTTTTGCCACCCGGTGGAGGTGCATCCGCTAGATTTCCTGCTCCATATGGCGGCGGGGGTGACGATTGTGCTGGTGATGATGGCGGTGGGGTGGCGGTGGGTGAGGATTGTCTGA